A genomic region of Friedmanniella luteola contains the following coding sequences:
- a CDS encoding PHP domain-containing protein, producing MTAGAGAAVGALREIGFLLERSRSDTFRVKAYRGAADALEAMSPAQVAEHQTGRTWGTVTGVGPKTATVISQALAGEVPAYLQQLRDAKAPLVDGGTRMRAAMRGDLHVHSTWSDGGSPLEEMMTTARDLGHEYCAITDHSPRLKVARGLSAERLREQIDVTRALGERLAPFRVLQGIEVDILEDGGLDQSDALLAELDVVVASVHSKLRSDSETMTHRMVGAIANPRTNVLGHCTGRLVEGERGTRPPSTFDAEVVFEACRTFGVAVEINSRPERRDPPTALLQLAVDMGCVFSIDTDAHAPGQLDFQIYGCARAEEMGIDPDRVINTWPVDRLLEFCAR from the coding sequence GTGACCGCCGGGGCCGGGGCGGCGGTCGGCGCCCTCCGCGAGATCGGCTTCCTGCTCGAGCGCTCGCGCTCGGACACCTTCCGCGTCAAGGCCTACCGGGGCGCCGCCGACGCCCTGGAGGCGATGTCGCCCGCGCAGGTGGCGGAGCACCAGACGGGACGGACCTGGGGCACCGTGACCGGCGTCGGCCCGAAGACGGCGACGGTGATCAGCCAGGCGCTCGCCGGTGAGGTGCCGGCCTACCTGCAGCAGCTGCGGGACGCGAAGGCCCCGCTCGTCGACGGCGGGACCCGGATGCGCGCAGCCATGCGGGGCGACCTGCACGTGCACTCCACCTGGTCCGACGGCGGGAGCCCGCTGGAGGAGATGATGACCACCGCGCGCGACCTCGGCCACGAGTACTGCGCCATCACCGACCACTCGCCGCGGCTGAAGGTGGCGCGTGGGCTCAGCGCCGAGCGGCTGCGCGAGCAGATCGACGTCACCCGGGCGCTGGGGGAGCGGCTGGCGCCCTTCCGGGTGCTGCAGGGCATCGAGGTGGACATCCTCGAGGACGGCGGGCTCGACCAGTCCGACGCGCTGCTGGCCGAGCTCGACGTCGTCGTCGCCAGCGTGCACTCCAAGCTGCGCTCCGACTCCGAGACGATGACCCACCGGATGGTGGGCGCCATCGCCAACCCGCGGACGAACGTGCTCGGCCACTGCACCGGGCGGCTGGTCGAGGGGGAGCGCGGCACCCGGCCGCCGTCGACCTTCGACGCCGAGGTGGTGTTCGAGGCCTGCCGCACCTTCGGGGTGGCGGTGGAGATCAACTCCCGGCCCGAACGCCGTGACCCGCCGACCGCGCTGCTGCAGCTGGCGGTCGACATGGGCTGCGTCTTCTCCATCGACACCGACGCGCACGCGCCCGGGCAGCTGGACTTCCAGATCTACGGGTGCGCGCGGGCGGAGGAGATGGGCATCGACCCCGACCGGGTGATCAACACCTGGCCGGTCGACCGGCTGCTGGAGTTCTGCGCCCGCTGA